The Candidatus Paceibacterota bacterium genome has a window encoding:
- a CDS encoding helix-turn-helix transcriptional regulator: protein MRAKKNQTLAELRRIIGRTQTEFGELIGASKDTVVSWENGRNRISPAFSYRIWLATGADIVSSTVPLNLNRQPYTFADYKAWKESRIGVHPEQRLFDKSADALWLIFSAAAKPGPGKLKDQLTGVWCSFVAWLEQTRVDFKLEQRIDELLDQRVAAVESKTMTWGEWRKAPAVIREFYGFKDDKRQSAKRELTLRMPTHPVWNAQSDMRAKGSR, encoded by the coding sequence ATGAGAGCAAAGAAAAACCAGACATTGGCAGAGTTGCGGCGGATCATTGGCCGGACCCAAACGGAGTTTGGCGAATTGATTGGCGCGTCAAAAGACACCGTTGTTTCCTGGGAGAATGGCCGCAACAGAATCTCGCCTGCATTCTCTTATCGCATCTGGCTGGCGACCGGCGCGGATATTGTTAGCTCCACCGTTCCATTGAACTTGAATCGCCAGCCGTACACCTTCGCGGACTACAAGGCGTGGAAAGAATCGCGGATTGGTGTGCATCCTGAACAGCGTCTATTCGACAAGAGCGCCGATGCTCTCTGGCTGATATTTAGTGCGGCGGCAAAGCCGGGGCCGGGAAAGCTCAAAGACCAGTTGACCGGGGTCTGGTGTAGCTTCGTTGCGTGGCTGGAACAGACCCGTGTCGACTTCAAGCTGGAACAGCGCATTGATGAACTACTCGACCAGCGGGTCGCGGCGGTGGAGTCCAAGACAATGACCTGGGGCGAGTGGCGCAAGGCTCCGGCAGTTATCAGGGAGTTCTACGGGTTCAAGGATGACAAGCGCCAGTCAGCCAAAAGGGAGCTAACGCTCAGGATGCCGACACATCCGGTATGGAATGCACAATCGGATATGCGGGCAAAGGGCAGCAGATAA